One stretch of Nocardia mangyaensis DNA includes these proteins:
- a CDS encoding PucR family transcriptional regulator: MNRDDRFDARVREFVATQSEPVAFGQWVDRIVLRVQDAVPAMAADPYLTGVIRRSAESQWRAFLASMNQPEQDVPMVPAAAEMAVEIARRGRTLPDLFQVYRIARRGVWEHITGVLVEQAADAESTAFLIFFWDRASQWIDAVVESSAALFEDERDQVRLGEAAQKLETVREILDRRSMANPRDLSDALNGHPISGYNTALMLSASSADRVSELRAVAFELAKFAGARNPLIVNPGGRDLWVWLSTVKEPSLDQLVTAQPDLTARGIRVAVGAPGEGVEGFRQSHSEARHAQKIAAAAKNLANPLYFPNVEALVMLWQSSEQAVRFVQRTLGDLYKNDEAMNRLRQTARVTLGVGSVEKAAAVLIVHKNTVRYRLSQIEKILGRDLNEAPVAIALALDYHDAFLTGDE; this comes from the coding sequence ATGAACCGCGACGACCGTTTCGATGCTCGCGTCCGTGAGTTCGTCGCCACTCAATCGGAACCGGTAGCTTTCGGGCAGTGGGTCGATCGCATCGTGCTCCGGGTTCAGGACGCCGTTCCTGCGATGGCGGCAGACCCGTATCTGACTGGGGTGATTCGACGGAGCGCGGAAAGTCAGTGGAGAGCGTTCCTGGCGAGCATGAATCAGCCCGAACAGGACGTGCCGATGGTGCCTGCGGCAGCTGAGATGGCCGTTGAGATCGCTCGCCGCGGGCGGACGTTGCCTGATCTTTTTCAGGTCTACCGGATCGCCCGCCGGGGGGTGTGGGAACACATCACCGGGGTGCTGGTAGAGCAGGCGGCAGACGCCGAAAGTACGGCGTTCCTCATCTTCTTCTGGGATCGAGCGAGCCAGTGGATCGATGCCGTCGTCGAATCATCAGCGGCCCTCTTCGAGGACGAACGGGATCAGGTACGACTGGGTGAGGCCGCGCAGAAACTGGAGACGGTCCGTGAAATCCTCGATAGAAGGTCGATGGCTAATCCGAGGGATCTTTCAGATGCCCTCAACGGCCATCCGATCTCGGGCTACAACACCGCCTTGATGCTCAGTGCATCCAGTGCGGACAGGGTCAGTGAGCTCCGGGCGGTCGCATTCGAGCTCGCCAAGTTCGCGGGCGCACGCAACCCCCTCATCGTGAACCCGGGCGGTCGCGACCTGTGGGTCTGGCTCAGCACGGTGAAGGAGCCATCACTCGACCAACTTGTCACTGCGCAGCCGGACCTCACCGCGCGTGGGATCCGGGTCGCTGTGGGCGCCCCGGGCGAGGGGGTCGAAGGATTCCGGCAGAGCCACTCCGAGGCTCGACATGCCCAGAAGATCGCTGCCGCTGCGAAGAATCTCGCCAATCCGCTGTACTTCCCGAATGTCGAAGCGCTGGTGATGCTGTGGCAGTCGAGTGAACAGGCAGTCCGGTTCGTCCAGCGCACTCTCGGCGATCTGTACAAGAACGACGAAGCGATGAACCGGCTCCGCCAGACTGCGAGGGTCACCCTCGGCGTGGGGAGTGTCGAGAAGGCCGCCGCCGTCCTGATCGTGCATAAGAACACGGTTCGCTATCGGCTCAGCCAGATAGAGAAGATCCTCGGGCGTGACCTGAATGAAGCGCCCGTTGCGATCGCGCTTGCGCTCGATTATCACGACGCGTTCCTTACGGGCGACGAATAG
- a CDS encoding NAD(P)/FAD-dependent oxidoreductase produces the protein MDNERVVIVGASHASAQLCASLRQDGWTGKILLIGDEPSLPYQRPPLSKTYLAGKSSLEELLIKKPDFYEKQRVTFRQARVTSVDRGARALTLADAGTLGYDHLVLCLGARPRRLSLPGADLPGVHYLRDAADIEAIRDGLNTTSHAVIIGAGYIGLETAASLRKLGVTVSVLESADRVLQRVTAPELSAFYDRVHREEGVDIRVSVGVTSLEGKDRVSGVRLANGGRIAADLVIIGIGVVPNVELAQEAGLTVDNGIVIDAHGRTSDPNIFAAGDCANYFDPRYDCRLRLESVPNAVEQGKVVAATICGKAKEISALPWFWSDQFDLKLQIAGLNTGYDEIVLRGDSEAGRDFACFYLDKGLLIAADCVNRPQEFMFSKRAIAQGLTPNRELLANPDTPLNSLLGAPTPHTAAQ, from the coding sequence ATGGACAACGAGCGTGTGGTCATCGTCGGAGCCAGCCATGCAAGCGCACAGTTGTGCGCGAGTTTGCGGCAGGACGGCTGGACGGGAAAAATCCTGTTGATCGGCGATGAGCCATCGCTGCCCTACCAGCGTCCGCCGCTGTCCAAGACATATCTCGCGGGCAAGTCCAGCCTCGAGGAACTCTTGATCAAGAAGCCGGACTTCTATGAGAAGCAACGGGTCACGTTCCGCCAGGCTCGTGTGACGAGTGTCGACCGAGGCGCCCGTGCGCTGACCCTGGCCGACGCGGGGACTCTCGGCTACGACCACCTCGTTCTCTGTCTGGGTGCCCGCCCGCGTCGACTGAGTCTGCCGGGGGCCGATCTTCCCGGAGTGCACTATCTGCGTGACGCTGCCGATATCGAGGCAATCCGTGACGGCCTCAACACCACCAGCCACGCCGTCATCATCGGTGCCGGCTACATCGGGCTGGAGACGGCGGCGTCGTTACGAAAGTTGGGCGTTACCGTTTCGGTGCTCGAATCTGCCGACCGAGTCCTGCAGCGGGTTACCGCTCCGGAGTTGTCCGCGTTCTACGATCGCGTTCACCGCGAGGAGGGAGTTGACATTCGTGTCAGCGTCGGCGTCACCTCCCTGGAGGGAAAAGACCGCGTCAGTGGCGTCCGACTCGCGAACGGTGGTCGCATCGCTGCTGACCTGGTCATCATCGGCATCGGCGTCGTGCCGAATGTCGAGCTCGCCCAGGAGGCCGGACTGACGGTGGACAACGGCATCGTCATCGACGCGCACGGTCGAACCAGTGACCCGAACATCTTCGCTGCCGGTGACTGCGCCAACTACTTCGATCCTCGTTATGATTGTCGCCTGCGCTTGGAGTCGGTGCCCAATGCGGTTGAGCAGGGCAAAGTAGTCGCGGCGACGATCTGCGGCAAAGCCAAGGAGATCTCCGCGCTGCCGTGGTTCTGGTCGGATCAGTTCGATCTCAAACTGCAGATCGCGGGCCTCAACACCGGCTATGACGAGATCGTGCTGCGTGGCGACTCAGAAGCGGGCCGTGACTTCGCCTGCTTCTACCTCGACAAGGGCCTACTCATCGCTGCCGATTGTGTCAATCGCCCGCAGGAATTCATGTTCAGCAAGCGCGCCATCGCTCAGGGGCTAACGCCGAACCGTGAGTTGCTGGCCAACCCCGACACCCCACTGAATTCACTGCTGGGCGCGCCGACACCCCACACGGCTGCCCAGTGA
- a CDS encoding cytochrome P450 has translation MNTVDSALERAKTKVQNKLQATIPVDRQVQAAHLVEKARRLVSKVEPLVFTERPIPDAADLPLTELDVSDPFLFRQGKWHSYFKRLREEAPVHYLADSAFGPFWSVTRYEDIVAVDTNPAVFSAEPYIILGHAPINVEMFIAMDPPVHDVQRKAVQGVVAPRNLREMESLIRERVQDVLDNLPIDRPFDWVDRVSMELTGRMLATLLDFPYDERRKLTYWSDTISGTAEGTGGTTSQDDFYEATGDMARNFMALWYDKAARRKRGEAPGFDLITLMQTSEDTKDLINRPLEFLGNLALLIVGGNDTTRNSMSGGVLALHQNPDQFEKLKADPSLISNTVSEVIRWQTPLAYMRRVAKEDVHFGGQFIRKGDKVVMWYASGNRDERQFENPDAFIIDRPNARSHMSFGFGVHRCMGNRLAEMQLRIMWEELLARFDKIEVIGEPEYVQSNFVKGYEKMMVQLTPKSTD, from the coding sequence ATGAACACCGTGGATAGCGCGCTCGAAAGAGCGAAGACCAAAGTACAGAACAAGCTGCAGGCGACAATCCCTGTCGATCGGCAGGTCCAGGCGGCTCACCTGGTGGAGAAAGCAAGACGATTGGTCAGCAAAGTCGAGCCGCTCGTTTTCACCGAGCGGCCGATTCCGGACGCAGCGGACCTGCCGTTGACCGAACTCGACGTCAGCGATCCCTTCCTGTTCCGCCAAGGGAAGTGGCACTCGTACTTCAAGCGGCTGCGCGAGGAAGCTCCCGTCCACTACCTCGCCGATAGCGCGTTCGGCCCGTTCTGGTCGGTTACGCGCTACGAGGACATCGTCGCGGTCGACACGAACCCCGCTGTCTTCTCCGCGGAGCCCTACATCATCCTCGGTCACGCGCCTATCAACGTCGAGATGTTCATCGCGATGGACCCGCCTGTCCACGATGTCCAGCGCAAGGCCGTCCAAGGCGTTGTAGCTCCAAGAAACCTCAGGGAGATGGAGTCGCTCATCCGGGAGCGGGTTCAGGATGTGCTCGACAACCTTCCGATCGATCGGCCGTTTGATTGGGTTGACCGGGTCTCGATGGAGTTGACCGGCCGCATGCTCGCCACGCTGCTCGACTTCCCATACGACGAGCGCCGCAAGCTCACCTATTGGTCTGATACGATCAGCGGCACCGCGGAAGGCACCGGCGGCACCACTAGCCAGGACGATTTCTACGAGGCCACGGGCGACATGGCGCGCAACTTCATGGCCCTGTGGTACGACAAGGCGGCGCGGAGGAAGCGGGGGGAGGCGCCCGGCTTTGATTTGATCACGTTGATGCAGACCTCCGAAGACACCAAGGATCTGATCAATCGGCCGCTGGAGTTTCTCGGCAACCTCGCGTTGCTGATCGTCGGCGGCAACGACACCACCCGCAATTCAATGTCCGGCGGCGTACTGGCCCTGCACCAGAACCCGGATCAGTTCGAGAAGTTGAAGGCCGACCCGTCGCTGATCAGCAATACGGTCTCGGAGGTCATTCGCTGGCAGACGCCGTTGGCGTACATGCGCCGGGTCGCGAAGGAGGACGTCCACTTCGGCGGGCAGTTCATCCGCAAGGGCGACAAGGTTGTCATGTGGTACGCCTCCGGCAACCGTGATGAGCGCCAGTTCGAGAACCCGGACGCCTTCATCATCGACCGTCCGAACGCACGCAGCCACATGTCGTTCGGCTTCGGCGTGCACCGCTGCATGGGCAACCGTCTTGCCGAGATGCAGCTGCGCATCATGTGGGAGGAGTTGTTGGCTCGGTTCGACAAGATCGAGGTCATCGGTGAGCCGGAATACGTGCAGTCCAATTTCGTGAAGGGCTACGAGAAGATGATGGTCCAGTTGACGCCCAAGTCGACGGACTGA
- a CDS encoding 2Fe-2S iron-sulfur cluster-binding protein — MATVTFVEHDGTSHDTDLVEGESIMEIATSSAIPGIDGDCGGESACGTCHIIVDDEWISVTGRRCEQESQMLEMSPECEPNSRLSCQVTASAGMDGLKVRLPEFQM, encoded by the coding sequence ATGGCAACTGTCACCTTCGTCGAACACGACGGCACCTCCCATGACACCGACCTCGTCGAGGGTGAGTCGATCATGGAGATCGCCACGAGCAGCGCTATTCCCGGCATCGATGGTGACTGCGGCGGCGAGTCCGCGTGCGGCACCTGCCACATCATTGTCGACGATGAGTGGATCTCTGTGACCGGAAGGCGATGCGAGCAGGAGAGCCAAATGCTTGAGATGTCGCCGGAGTGCGAGCCGAACTCACGCCTGTCGTGTCAGGTAACCGCGTCGGCGGGTATGGACGGGCTGAAGGTCCGCCTGCCGGAATTCCAGATGTAG
- a CDS encoding aldehyde dehydrogenase family protein produces MELDRASTTNAAILWPSTRSQRTCLPHSLRSSAQQRGVQQMVTAIDIESGSLDQAVSDLTAGSARWAHLRLGERATLLRACHAATAAQAATWAKVACQAKNVPSGPLEGEEWMSGPAATLQALATLGTSLEAIAAGRSPIEGRRIGHAPGNRTTIGVLPTDAKEWLLLNGFKADVWLKPGVHAQQTTERAGLGQHELGVDGGVGLVLGAGNITSIAPLDVLYELIAFNRASILKLNPTFGALKLVYEAALAPLIEFGVLRIVNGGAETGGYLADHPGISHVHITGSVVTHDLVVWGSGEEAAERRATGEPRLKKEMTSELGGVSPIIVVPGRWSERDLRYQAEHVATMRLHNAGHNCVAGQTLILSSDWPQREAFLGELARVLDGLEARESWYPGSADRIESAVQTHHAAQGHGDCVLIEANGEDDPLFTTEYFVGVLGHTCLPGVGATFLRNAVAFANDRLIGTLGANVLVRPRDRKAMGREFDEAIADLRYGGIAINAGPDSFSSWRAPRGARSRGTRSKRSAAGSGSSTMRSSSMRSSVWSRQDHSGHSLVRW; encoded by the coding sequence TTGGAACTGGACCGGGCCAGCACAACGAACGCCGCGATCCTTTGGCCCAGCACACGAAGCCAGCGGACCTGCCTCCCGCATAGCCTCCGATCCTCAGCACAACAAAGAGGAGTCCAGCAGATGGTTACTGCGATCGACATCGAATCAGGATCCCTTGACCAAGCGGTCTCTGACCTGACCGCCGGGTCGGCCAGATGGGCCCACTTGAGACTTGGCGAGCGGGCCACGCTGCTGCGGGCCTGCCACGCGGCAACCGCGGCGCAGGCTGCGACCTGGGCGAAGGTCGCGTGCCAGGCCAAGAATGTGCCCTCGGGCCCGTTGGAGGGTGAGGAGTGGATGTCCGGACCGGCGGCGACACTGCAGGCCCTCGCGACTCTGGGCACCTCTCTCGAGGCCATCGCCGCAGGCCGATCCCCGATCGAGGGCCGCCGTATCGGGCACGCTCCCGGCAATCGCACCACGATCGGGGTGCTTCCCACTGACGCCAAAGAGTGGCTGCTGTTGAACGGGTTCAAGGCTGATGTGTGGCTGAAGCCGGGCGTACATGCTCAGCAGACGACCGAGCGCGCCGGCCTCGGCCAACACGAACTCGGGGTAGACGGCGGTGTCGGCTTGGTCCTCGGTGCCGGCAACATCACTTCCATCGCTCCGCTGGATGTCCTCTATGAGCTGATCGCCTTCAACAGGGCATCCATCCTGAAACTCAACCCCACCTTCGGTGCCCTCAAGCTGGTATATGAGGCGGCACTCGCACCACTGATCGAGTTCGGCGTCCTTCGGATCGTGAACGGAGGCGCGGAGACCGGTGGCTACCTGGCCGATCACCCCGGGATCAGCCACGTCCACATCACCGGCAGCGTCGTGACTCATGACTTGGTGGTGTGGGGCTCGGGAGAGGAGGCTGCCGAACGACGTGCGACCGGCGAGCCCCGGCTGAAAAAGGAGATGACCAGCGAACTCGGCGGGGTGTCGCCGATCATCGTGGTCCCTGGTCGATGGTCCGAGCGTGACCTGCGCTACCAGGCCGAGCATGTCGCCACGATGCGCCTGCACAATGCGGGTCACAACTGTGTCGCCGGCCAGACGCTGATCCTGAGTAGCGACTGGCCGCAACGCGAAGCGTTCCTGGGTGAGTTGGCGCGCGTCCTGGACGGGCTCGAGGCCCGTGAGTCGTGGTACCCGGGGTCCGCAGACCGGATCGAATCCGCGGTCCAGACCCACCATGCCGCGCAGGGCCACGGAGACTGCGTGCTGATCGAGGCGAACGGTGAGGACGACCCGCTGTTCACCACCGAGTACTTCGTCGGCGTCTTGGGGCACACCTGCTTGCCGGGCGTTGGAGCGACGTTCCTGCGGAACGCGGTGGCCTTCGCGAACGACCGCCTCATCGGCACCCTCGGCGCGAACGTCCTTGTCCGGCCCAGGGATCGGAAGGCCATGGGCAGGGAATTCGACGAGGCGATCGCCGACCTCCGGTATGGCGGCATCGCCATCAACGCTGGACCGGACTCATTTTCCTCGTGGCGAGCGCCCCGTGGGGCGCGTTCCCGGGGCACACGCTCGAAGAGGTCGGCAGCGGGATCGGGATCGTCCACAATGCGCTCCTCATCGATGAGGTCGAGCGTGTGGTCGCGACAGGACCATTCAGGCCATTCCCTCGTTCGGTGGTAA
- a CDS encoding acyl-CoA dehydrogenase, with amino-acid sequence MGHYKSNVRDLEFNLFEVFGLDTVLAAGSFGDLDGEAVRTMLAEAARLAEGPVAEPFAETDRTPPEFDPATHSVRLPEPFKKAVRAWLDAEWPRLAKSEQIGGVPAPSMVGWAINELVLGAQPAAYMYTTGSLLADVLGEVGTEQQKELATQMVELNWGGTMVLTEPDAGSDVGAGRTKAVAQQDGTWLIEGVKRFITSADSDDLFDNIIHLVLARSEGADPGTKGLSLFIVPKFHFDHDTFELGDRNGVFVTNVEHKMGLKASATCELTFGGHGVPAVGYLVGDVHNGIVQMFKVIEEARMMVGTKAIATLSTGYLNALEYAKSRIQGADLTQASDKTAAKVTIIHHPDVRRSLLMQKAYAEGLRSIYLYTAGHQDPAVAQHVSGADADLAARVNDLLLPIVKGVGSERAYQYLTESLQTFGGSGFLQDYPIEQYIRDAKIDSLYEGTTAIQAHDFFFRKIARDRGVALRHLLGQVRATARSDADGCLKSEKIALGCAVEDIEEMAATLTTHLVAASEQPTRVYQIGLNAVRFLLAVGDVLVAWRLIVSAEIALAAIQSGREDEFYSGKITVARFFANTVLPHVTAERAVISAFDPHAMELDEAAF; translated from the coding sequence GTGGGCCATTACAAGAGCAATGTTCGCGACCTAGAGTTCAACCTGTTCGAGGTGTTCGGCCTCGACACGGTCCTGGCCGCCGGCTCCTTCGGCGACCTCGATGGCGAGGCCGTGCGCACCATGCTCGCCGAGGCCGCCAGGCTGGCCGAAGGTCCGGTAGCCGAGCCATTCGCCGAAACCGACCGCACTCCACCGGAATTCGATCCGGCCACGCACTCGGTCCGGCTACCCGAACCGTTCAAGAAGGCAGTCCGTGCCTGGCTGGACGCCGAGTGGCCGCGACTGGCCAAGAGTGAGCAGATCGGCGGAGTCCCCGCTCCGTCGATGGTGGGCTGGGCGATCAACGAGCTGGTACTCGGTGCACAGCCCGCGGCCTACATGTACACCACCGGCTCGCTGCTGGCCGACGTACTCGGCGAAGTCGGCACCGAACAGCAGAAGGAGTTGGCCACGCAGATGGTCGAACTCAACTGGGGCGGCACCATGGTGCTCACCGAACCCGACGCAGGGTCCGACGTCGGCGCGGGCCGCACCAAGGCGGTGGCCCAGCAGGATGGAACCTGGCTGATCGAAGGTGTGAAGCGGTTCATCACCTCCGCCGACTCCGATGACCTCTTCGACAACATCATCCATCTGGTGCTTGCGCGCTCGGAGGGCGCTGACCCCGGCACAAAGGGGCTGAGCCTGTTCATCGTGCCCAAGTTCCATTTCGACCACGACACCTTCGAACTCGGTGACCGCAACGGCGTATTCGTCACCAATGTCGAACACAAGATGGGGCTCAAGGCGTCGGCCACCTGCGAGCTGACCTTTGGTGGGCACGGCGTCCCGGCCGTCGGGTATCTCGTCGGCGATGTCCACAACGGCATCGTGCAGATGTTCAAAGTCATCGAGGAAGCGCGGATGATGGTCGGCACCAAGGCCATCGCCACCTTGTCCACCGGCTACCTCAATGCGCTCGAGTACGCGAAATCCCGGATTCAGGGCGCTGATCTGACGCAAGCATCGGATAAGACCGCAGCCAAGGTCACTATTATCCACCACCCTGACGTCCGCAGATCGTTGCTGATGCAGAAGGCCTACGCCGAGGGTCTGCGCTCGATCTATCTCTACACCGCCGGACATCAAGATCCCGCTGTCGCCCAGCATGTTTCGGGTGCCGATGCCGACCTTGCCGCCCGGGTCAACGATCTACTGCTCCCGATCGTCAAAGGAGTAGGCTCCGAGCGTGCCTACCAGTACCTGACCGAATCTCTGCAAACCTTCGGCGGTTCGGGATTCCTGCAGGACTATCCGATCGAGCAGTACATCCGTGATGCCAAGATCGACTCTCTGTACGAAGGCACCACAGCGATCCAGGCACACGACTTCTTCTTCCGTAAGATCGCCCGCGACCGCGGCGTCGCCCTCCGACACCTGCTCGGCCAGGTCCGGGCTACGGCCCGCTCCGACGCTGACGGCTGCCTGAAGTCCGAGAAGATCGCCCTCGGTTGTGCCGTCGAGGATATCGAAGAGATGGCAGCCACCCTGACCACGCATCTGGTTGCCGCGAGCGAACAGCCGACCCGGGTCTACCAGATCGGCCTCAACGCCGTCCGTTTCCTCCTCGCTGTCGGTGACGTCCTGGTCGCCTGGCGGCTGATCGTGTCCGCGGAAATCGCACTCGCTGCAATCCAATCCGGACGTGAAGATGAGTTCTACTCGGGCAAGATCACCGTTGCCCGGTTCTTCGCCAATACGGTGCTTCCCCACGTGACCGCCGAGCGTGCCGTGATCAGCGCGTTCGATCCGCATGCGATGGAACTCGACGAAGCAGCCTTCTGA
- a CDS encoding TetR/AcrR family transcriptional regulator: MARVMSAAGRYGGLSAAERRAERRARFREAGLETFGAGAGYRNTRLVDLCQVAGLSTRQFYQEYDTLEDLLRELYLHIDSIVEQHVLDEVARVDDLPLDGRAAATVRAYLSHITRDPRCARITFVEVNGVGERMDDQRRQRRTRWIDLLCALLDSFTARGELAPRDFRLTAATFLGSVDGLMRDWSAGWIDATIDQLTDVLLGMLLGRLGAVGIPAMPVTPDSAQLVRRRPRNRRATILAAATDAFAEHGYHRTPMTDIATAVGTTSGALYRHFRTKQELLGCCLKEGLDLVLNHVDTACGGDAHADAALTALVRISLERRGLARLWQLEFRNLTPVDRIGVLARSVRLTHRIGAAIQARHPGISPADRDALGWVVLSVVTSPSNHRTRLPEGVFARILDASVDAVIGAVIGAETVQSDAAGAGPPDTSVDQGSELRTEQLIIAAAQLFSERGFAAVSIEDIGTSVGVRGPALYHHFESKSDLLDEIIDRNNRWIQRYTERALAEGGDPRESLRLVLRYYVHFAMERPDLVGTAVSEARNLPDDAAARYRRIHREGIIGWARLLQSVRPELSMPMARVLIHTVTTVVNEAVRNPRLTRRPDMVAELCSLGELIALTDL; encoded by the coding sequence ATGGCCAGAGTCATGTCGGCAGCTGGACGGTACGGCGGCCTTTCGGCCGCCGAGCGGCGCGCCGAGCGCCGGGCACGGTTTCGAGAAGCAGGACTCGAAACCTTCGGCGCGGGCGCCGGCTACCGGAACACGCGACTGGTCGACCTGTGCCAGGTCGCTGGGCTGTCCACCCGCCAGTTCTACCAGGAGTACGACACACTCGAAGACCTCCTGCGCGAGCTGTACCTGCACATCGACAGCATCGTCGAACAGCATGTCCTCGACGAGGTCGCGCGGGTCGACGACCTACCACTCGACGGTCGCGCGGCCGCGACAGTCCGCGCCTATCTGTCGCACATCACACGCGACCCGAGGTGCGCCCGGATCACATTCGTCGAGGTCAACGGAGTGGGCGAACGCATGGACGACCAGCGCAGACAACGCCGGACACGCTGGATCGACCTGTTGTGCGCCCTACTCGACAGTTTCACCGCCAGAGGCGAACTCGCGCCACGCGACTTTCGGCTCACCGCGGCCACCTTCCTCGGCTCGGTCGACGGCCTCATGCGTGACTGGAGCGCGGGCTGGATCGACGCCACCATCGACCAGCTCACCGACGTACTGCTCGGCATGCTGCTGGGCAGGCTCGGAGCAGTCGGCATCCCGGCTATGCCGGTCACCCCAGATAGCGCGCAGCTGGTGCGCCGCCGCCCGCGCAATCGACGCGCGACCATCCTGGCGGCCGCCACCGACGCCTTCGCCGAACACGGCTATCACCGCACGCCCATGACCGACATCGCCACCGCCGTCGGCACCACCTCCGGTGCGCTGTACCGGCACTTCCGGACCAAGCAGGAACTGCTCGGTTGCTGCTTGAAAGAAGGTCTCGACCTCGTTCTGAACCACGTCGACACCGCGTGCGGAGGCGACGCGCACGCCGACGCCGCACTGACCGCCTTGGTCCGCATCTCGCTCGAACGGCGTGGCCTTGCCCGCCTGTGGCAGCTCGAGTTCCGCAACCTGACTCCGGTCGACCGGATCGGAGTCCTCGCTCGATCGGTGCGGTTGACCCACCGGATCGGCGCGGCCATCCAGGCACGGCACCCCGGCATCTCCCCCGCCGACCGCGACGCCCTCGGCTGGGTCGTCCTGTCGGTGGTGACCAGCCCGTCCAACCACCGCACGCGGCTGCCCGAAGGAGTGTTCGCCCGAATCCTGGATGCCTCCGTCGATGCCGTCATCGGTGCCGTCATCGGTGCCGAGACGGTCCAGAGCGACGCCGCCGGAGCCGGTCCGCCCGACACTTCGGTCGATCAGGGCAGCGAACTGCGCACCGAACAGTTGATCATCGCCGCCGCCCAGCTGTTCAGCGAACGGGGATTCGCGGCAGTCAGCATCGAAGACATCGGCACCTCGGTCGGTGTCCGAGGCCCGGCCCTCTATCACCACTTCGAGAGCAAGTCCGATCTGCTCGACGAAATCATCGACCGCAACAACCGGTGGATCCAGCGGTACACCGAACGCGCGCTCGCCGAAGGCGGCGATCCACGGGAATCGCTACGCCTCGTGCTGCGGTACTACGTCCATTTCGCCATGGAGAGGCCAGATCTCGTCGGTACCGCGGTCAGCGAGGCCCGCAACCTGCCCGACGACGCTGCTGCCAGGTATCGGCGGATCCACCGCGAAGGCATCATCGGATGGGCTCGGCTCCTGCAATCGGTGCGTCCCGAGTTGTCCATGCCGATGGCGCGGGTACTGATCCACACCGTCACCACGGTGGTCAACGAAGCAGTCCGCAACCCTCGACTGACCCGCCGCCCCGATATGGTCGCAGAGCTGTGCTCACTCGGTGAGCTGATCGCACTTACCGACCTGTAG
- the phaZ gene encoding poly(3-hydroxyalkanoate) depolymerase translates to MRPGVPGTGQRLRAAVREGNKDTPPLLLCNGIGAGLELLQPFVDHLDPAIPVIRFDVPGVGGSPLPRMPYLMTCLSRTVTTLVAQLGYPTFDVLGISWGGALAQQIAFQNPRRCRRMVLASTATGSIMVPARPSVLAKMITPRRYRDPGHATSVAADIYGGRLRAEPELVTTLLTKHAPHPTDRGYQLQLLASAGWTSLPFLPMIRQPTLILTGDDDPIVPTVNARIMARLLPHAKLHVFNDGHLGLVTLADELGPLVSEFLSGPLSTRT, encoded by the coding sequence ATCCGACCGGGAGTACCTGGTACAGGGCAGCGGCTGCGCGCCGCAGTCCGCGAGGGGAACAAGGACACTCCGCCCTTGCTGTTGTGTAACGGGATCGGGGCAGGTCTGGAGCTTTTGCAACCATTCGTAGACCATCTCGATCCGGCGATCCCGGTCATCCGCTTCGACGTCCCCGGTGTCGGCGGGTCGCCGCTGCCGCGCATGCCCTACCTCATGACCTGCCTCAGCCGCACGGTCACCACGCTGGTCGCCCAACTGGGCTACCCGACCTTCGATGTTCTCGGCATCTCCTGGGGCGGAGCGCTCGCCCAGCAGATCGCGTTCCAGAATCCGCGAAGGTGTCGGCGAATGGTCCTGGCCAGTACCGCCACCGGCAGCATCATGGTCCCTGCCCGACCGAGTGTGCTCGCCAAGATGATCACTCCGCGCCGCTACCGCGATCCTGGACACGCCACCTCGGTAGCGGCCGACATCTACGGCGGACGACTCCGTGCGGAGCCGGAATTGGTCACAACGCTACTGACCAAGCATGCGCCGCACCCGACCGATCGCGGCTATCAGCTTCAGCTGCTGGCGTCAGCGGGGTGGACCAGCCTGCCCTTCCTCCCGATGATCAGACAACCCACTTTGATTCTTACCGGCGACGACGATCCGATCGTTCCCACTGTCAACGCTCGCATCATGGCCCGACTGCTACCGCACGCAAAGCTGCACGTTTTCAACGATGGGCACCTCGGCCTGGTCACCCTGGCCGACGAACTCGGACCGCTGGTGAGCGAGTTCCTATCGGGGCCGCTGTCAACCAGAACCTGA